A single region of the Arthrobacter sp. zg-Y820 genome encodes:
- the serS gene encoding serine--tRNA ligase — translation MIDVNELRENPEKFRASQRARQADESLVDAIIAADAARRDSRTRFENLRAEQNAFGKRVAKAKGDEKQALLAEVKELAGAVKAAGAEADAAQAESDALLRRIPNLVQDGAPAGGEDDFEVLKTVGTPRDFEAEGFAPRDHLEIGELLGAIDMERGAKVSGSRFYFLRGVGARLELALLNMAMDQAVQAGFVPMITPTLVRPETMQGTGFDVAHDAEIYRLADDDLYLVGTSEVPLAGYHADEILDLNGGPVRYAGWSSCYRREAGSHGKDTRGIIRVHQFNKVEMFIYTKPEDAAAEHQRLLAWEEEMLAKVELPYRVIDTAAGDLGMSAARKFDCEAWVPTQNAYRELTSTSNCTTFQARRLNIRERQDGEGKGTRAVATLNGTLATTRWIVAILEHHQNPDGSVTVPAALRPYLGGLEVLPVL, via the coding sequence GTGATCGATGTAAATGAGCTCCGCGAAAACCCTGAAAAATTCCGAGCCTCCCAGCGCGCCCGCCAAGCGGACGAGTCCTTGGTGGACGCGATCATTGCTGCCGACGCCGCGCGCCGGGATTCCCGAACCCGCTTCGAGAACCTGCGGGCCGAGCAGAATGCCTTCGGAAAGCGGGTGGCCAAGGCCAAGGGCGACGAAAAGCAGGCCCTCCTGGCTGAGGTCAAGGAACTTGCCGGTGCGGTCAAGGCTGCCGGCGCCGAAGCCGATGCCGCCCAGGCCGAGTCCGACGCGCTGCTGCGCCGGATTCCCAACCTGGTGCAGGACGGCGCACCCGCCGGCGGCGAGGACGACTTCGAGGTCCTCAAGACGGTCGGCACCCCCCGCGACTTCGAGGCCGAGGGCTTCGCGCCCCGCGACCACTTGGAAATCGGCGAACTCCTGGGCGCCATCGACATGGAACGCGGCGCCAAGGTCTCCGGCTCCCGCTTCTATTTCCTGCGCGGCGTTGGTGCCCGCCTGGAACTGGCGCTGCTGAACATGGCCATGGACCAGGCCGTGCAGGCCGGGTTTGTTCCGATGATCACCCCCACCCTGGTCCGCCCCGAGACCATGCAGGGCACCGGTTTCGACGTGGCGCACGACGCCGAAATCTACCGCCTCGCCGACGACGACCTCTACCTGGTCGGTACGTCCGAGGTGCCGCTGGCCGGCTACCACGCCGACGAAATCCTGGACCTCAACGGCGGGCCGGTCCGCTACGCCGGCTGGTCCTCCTGCTACCGCCGGGAAGCCGGCTCGCACGGCAAGGACACCCGCGGAATCATCCGCGTCCACCAGTTCAACAAGGTGGAAATGTTCATCTACACCAAGCCGGAGGACGCCGCCGCAGAGCACCAGCGGCTCCTGGCCTGGGAAGAGGAAATGCTCGCCAAGGTGGAGCTGCCCTACCGGGTGATTGACACCGCCGCGGGCGACCTGGGCATGTCCGCCGCCCGGAAGTTCGACTGCGAAGCCTGGGTTCCCACCCAGAATGCCTACCGCGAGCTGACCTCCACCTCAAACTGCACCACATTCCAGGCCCGCCGGCTGAACATCCGCGAACGCCAGGACGGCGAGGGCAAGGGCACCCGTGCCGTGGCCACGCTCAACGGAACCCTCGCCACCACCCGGTGGATCGTGGCCATCCTTGAGCACCACCAGAACCCGGACGGGTCCGTCACGGTCCCGGCTGCCCTGCGGCCGTACCTGGGCGGCCTGGAAGTCCTGCCGGTGCTGTAA
- the dacB gene encoding D-alanyl-D-alanine carboxypeptidase/D-alanyl-D-alanine-endopeptidase, whose amino-acid sequence MARVFTGLLLTLVLTVLVLPLAVYAGPPVLAALRHEQPARQVVVPSYQQSPVRLASGGDEFPVPAGSEAPAPDTRVLAALLDAELAVDGSGKFSGAVQDALTGEVLYDLDGDVPVTPASSLKLLTAAAALSDLGADTRFETGVHAGTAPGTIILKGGGDVLLTAGESDDDAIVGHAGLQTLADETAAALAERGTSGTVSIRLDDTLFTGASLSPAWSREDVAAGEMAALYPLAINSAWAAEGVSSGPRAGDAALAAASAFAAALETSAAGYGFTVDPVIERGAAAEGADRLASVVSAPVADQVQQMLLSSDNYLAEALARMSAQATGREATFEGGTAAVLSAVSRLGVDTGGLVLADVSGLGGGTEISARQLAATVQAALTSTKNDVRALPYSLPVAGLSGTLSSRLTGTTGTGGTDGAGPSPAGVVRGKTGSLFAVTSLSGFVTDADGRLLSFAFVANGLEGNTAQARAAVDAAATVLAGCGCR is encoded by the coding sequence ATGGCTCGGGTGTTTACCGGCCTTCTGCTGACCCTCGTCCTGACGGTTCTTGTGCTGCCGCTGGCCGTGTACGCGGGACCGCCGGTGCTTGCCGCCCTCCGGCACGAGCAGCCGGCCCGGCAGGTTGTGGTGCCGTCCTACCAGCAAAGTCCGGTCCGCCTGGCCTCCGGCGGGGATGAGTTCCCGGTCCCGGCCGGTTCGGAAGCTCCGGCGCCGGACACCCGGGTGCTGGCGGCACTGCTTGACGCCGAGCTGGCGGTCGACGGAAGCGGAAAATTCTCCGGGGCCGTCCAGGATGCACTGACGGGGGAGGTCCTCTACGACCTGGACGGCGATGTCCCCGTGACGCCGGCCTCCAGCCTGAAACTCCTGACGGCGGCTGCCGCACTCTCGGACCTGGGGGCGGACACCCGCTTCGAAACCGGCGTCCACGCCGGCACCGCTCCGGGAACGATCATCCTCAAAGGCGGCGGAGACGTTCTCCTCACTGCAGGCGAATCGGACGACGACGCGATCGTGGGCCACGCCGGGCTGCAGACCCTCGCCGATGAAACAGCCGCGGCGCTGGCGGAGCGCGGGACGTCGGGAACCGTGAGCATCCGGCTCGACGACACGCTGTTCACCGGCGCCTCCCTTTCGCCGGCGTGGAGCCGGGAGGACGTGGCGGCAGGTGAAATGGCCGCACTGTATCCGCTGGCCATTAATTCGGCGTGGGCCGCCGAAGGCGTCTCCTCCGGGCCCCGGGCCGGGGACGCCGCGCTCGCGGCTGCCAGCGCCTTCGCCGCCGCCCTGGAAACCTCCGCCGCCGGGTACGGTTTCACCGTCGACCCGGTCATTGAGCGCGGCGCCGCTGCGGAAGGCGCCGACCGGCTGGCCTCCGTGGTTTCGGCTCCCGTCGCCGACCAGGTGCAGCAGATGCTGCTCAGCTCCGACAACTACCTGGCCGAGGCACTGGCCCGGATGAGCGCGCAGGCCACCGGCCGGGAAGCCACTTTCGAGGGTGGAACAGCCGCCGTGCTGTCAGCGGTTTCCCGGCTCGGAGTGGACACCGGCGGCCTGGTGCTGGCGGACGTCTCCGGACTGGGCGGCGGAACTGAAATCTCCGCGAGGCAGCTCGCCGCAACGGTGCAGGCGGCGCTGACTTCCACGAAAAACGACGTGAGGGCACTGCCCTACTCCCTGCCGGTGGCGGGGCTGAGCGGAACCCTCTCCTCCCGGTTGACCGGCACTACAGGCACCGGCGGCACCGATGGCGCCGGTCCTTCCCCCGCCGGCGTCGTCCGGGGAAAGACCGGATCCCTGTTTGCCGTGACGTCGCTGAGCGGGTTCGTGACTGACGCCGACGGCCGGCTGCTGTCCTTTGCCTTCGTCGCCAACGGCCTGGAGGGCAACACGGCTCAGGCCCGCGCCGCCGTGGATGCGGCAGCCACCGTTCTGGCCGGGTGCGGCTGCCGCTGA
- the ftsH gene encoding ATP-dependent zinc metalloprotease FtsH — MKSKNFFKGPVFWIILAVALLVLILPSLSTSGATQVDTSVGLQLLKDQKVEQAKIYDGEQRVDLTLKDEYKDSSGQDQGENVQFYFGTARGQDIVEAVNESGAEGFTDQPVQTNWFTSFLGLFLPFIILGVIFWFLLSRMQGGGSQVMKFGKSKAKLTNKDMPQVTFADVAGADEAVEELHEIKEFLQDPAKFQAVGAKIPKGVLLYGPPGTGKTLLARAVAGEAGVPFYSISGSDFVEMFVGVGASRVRDLFEQAKNNSPAIIFVDEIDAVGRHRGAGVGGGNDEREQTLNQLLVEMDGFDGNTNVILIAATNRPDVLDPALLRPGRFDRQIGVDAPDMQGRLHILQVHAKGKPMAEGVDLEIVARKTPGFTGADLANVLNEAALLTARSNAQLIDDRALDEAIDRVIAGPQKRSRVMKELERKITAYHEGGHALVAAALRNTDPVTKVTILPRGRALGYTMVLPQDDKYSITRNELLDQLAYAMGGRVAEEIVFHDPSTGASNDIEKATATARKMVTQYGMSERIGSVKLGSGGGEPFLGRDMGQERNYSDQVAYVVDEEIRRLLDNAHDEAYQILTENRDVLDRLALELLERETLNQAEIAEVFSDVRKRDVREVWLSKPTRQVHTLPPVVSAKERREAAANGQPNPDTVSPQDQIADADLPQDFDVSSNGLTHPEGSGSGHAGPGGTANRTDGTNGSAQNDR, encoded by the coding sequence ATGAAATCTAAGAACTTCTTCAAGGGGCCGGTCTTTTGGATAATCCTGGCAGTGGCCCTTCTTGTACTCATTCTTCCCAGCCTTTCCACGAGCGGGGCAACCCAGGTGGACACCAGCGTGGGCCTGCAGCTGCTCAAGGACCAGAAGGTGGAGCAGGCCAAGATTTACGACGGCGAGCAGCGGGTCGACCTGACGCTTAAAGACGAGTACAAGGACAGCAGCGGCCAGGACCAGGGCGAGAACGTGCAGTTCTACTTTGGCACCGCCCGCGGTCAGGACATTGTCGAAGCCGTGAACGAATCCGGCGCCGAAGGTTTCACCGACCAGCCGGTGCAGACCAACTGGTTCACCAGTTTCCTGGGCCTGTTCCTGCCGTTCATTATCCTCGGCGTCATCTTCTGGTTCCTGCTCTCCCGCATGCAGGGCGGCGGCTCCCAGGTCATGAAGTTCGGCAAGTCCAAGGCCAAGCTGACCAACAAGGACATGCCGCAGGTTACCTTCGCCGACGTCGCCGGAGCTGACGAGGCCGTGGAGGAACTGCACGAAATCAAGGAATTCCTGCAGGATCCGGCCAAGTTCCAGGCCGTGGGCGCCAAAATCCCCAAGGGCGTGCTGCTGTACGGCCCTCCCGGCACCGGTAAGACCCTGCTGGCCCGCGCCGTCGCCGGCGAGGCCGGAGTTCCGTTCTACTCCATCTCCGGTTCCGACTTTGTCGAGATGTTCGTGGGTGTGGGCGCGTCCCGCGTCCGCGACCTCTTCGAGCAGGCCAAGAACAATTCCCCGGCCATCATCTTCGTCGACGAGATCGACGCCGTCGGCCGTCACCGCGGTGCCGGCGTCGGCGGCGGCAACGACGAACGCGAGCAGACCCTGAACCAGCTGCTGGTGGAAATGGACGGATTCGACGGCAACACGAACGTCATCCTGATTGCCGCCACCAACCGCCCCGACGTGCTGGATCCGGCGCTGCTGCGCCCGGGCCGCTTTGACCGGCAGATCGGCGTGGACGCTCCGGACATGCAGGGCCGCCTGCACATCCTGCAGGTGCACGCCAAGGGCAAGCCGATGGCTGAGGGCGTCGACCTGGAAATCGTGGCCCGCAAGACGCCGGGCTTCACCGGTGCTGACCTCGCCAACGTCCTGAACGAGGCAGCCCTGCTGACCGCCCGCTCCAACGCCCAGCTCATTGATGACCGGGCACTGGATGAGGCCATCGACCGCGTGATCGCCGGACCGCAGAAGCGCAGCCGGGTGATGAAGGAACTCGAGCGCAAGATCACCGCCTACCACGAGGGCGGCCACGCCCTGGTGGCTGCTGCCCTGCGCAACACCGACCCCGTCACCAAAGTGACCATCCTGCCCCGCGGCCGCGCCCTGGGCTACACGATGGTGCTGCCGCAGGACGACAAGTACTCGATCACGCGCAACGAACTGCTTGACCAGCTCGCCTACGCCATGGGCGGCCGGGTGGCCGAAGAGATCGTCTTCCACGATCCGTCCACCGGCGCGTCCAACGACATCGAAAAGGCCACCGCCACGGCCCGGAAGATGGTCACGCAATACGGCATGAGCGAGCGGATCGGTTCCGTGAAGCTCGGCAGCGGCGGAGGCGAACCGTTCCTGGGCCGCGACATGGGGCAGGAACGCAACTACTCCGACCAGGTGGCGTACGTGGTGGATGAGGAAATCCGGCGCCTGCTGGACAACGCCCACGACGAGGCCTACCAGATCCTGACGGAAAACCGGGACGTCCTGGACCGGCTGGCCCTGGAGCTGCTGGAGCGCGAGACCCTGAACCAGGCCGAAATTGCCGAGGTCTTCTCGGACGTGCGCAAGCGGGACGTCCGCGAAGTGTGGCTCTCCAAGCCCACCCGCCAGGTCCACACCCTGCCTCCCGTGGTGTCCGCCAAGGAGCGGCGCGAGGCCGCGGCCAACGGCCAGCCGAATCCGGACACCGTTTCCCCGCAGGATCAGATTGCCGACGCCGATCTGCCGCAGGACTTCGATGTGTCCAGCAACGGGCTGACGCATCCCGAGGGCAGCGGATCCGGCCACGCCGGGCCGGGCGGCACCGCCAACCGGACCGACGGCACTAACGGTTCGGCGCAGAACGACCGCTGA
- the tilS gene encoding tRNA lysidine(34) synthetase TilS, whose amino-acid sequence MQPDLSATDPSGSGFSVPASGNRPRKRLNPTLGKARNMIRDALDAAGLPPRGTASTPPPLLLVACSGGPDSLALAEAASFFARRGDYRVGAVVVDHALQPGSAEVAASAAEKLRGMGLDPVQVRTVSVPATGMGPEAAARTVRYAALDAAVEETGADAVLLGHTLDDQAEQVLLGLARGSGTRSLAGMRAVRGKYLRPLLGLRRSETEEICESEGLDPWFDPSNSDPAFARSRVRAEVLPFLEEKLGPGIAEALFRSSRILANDADYLDAVSAETFDRLRVPQAAETDAQKPDPDTILLPEAPLRKLAPAIRQRVLALAAVELGGAQPSYERLRSVEALLRRVGSAGPVELVGKVSVYRQVRTNPVPQGGSGYGNLVFRKKSST is encoded by the coding sequence ATGCAACCTGACCTGTCAGCAACCGACCCCTCCGGCTCCGGGTTTTCCGTCCCGGCTTCCGGGAACCGCCCCCGCAAGCGGCTGAACCCGACGCTCGGCAAGGCCCGCAACATGATCCGTGACGCCCTTGACGCCGCGGGCCTGCCGCCCCGCGGCACCGCGTCCACGCCGCCGCCGCTGCTGCTGGTGGCGTGCAGCGGCGGACCGGACTCGCTGGCCCTGGCTGAAGCGGCATCCTTCTTCGCCCGGCGCGGAGACTACCGGGTGGGCGCCGTCGTCGTCGACCACGCCCTGCAGCCCGGATCCGCGGAAGTTGCCGCTTCGGCGGCGGAGAAGCTCCGCGGCATGGGCCTGGATCCGGTCCAGGTCCGGACCGTCTCGGTGCCGGCCACCGGCATGGGGCCCGAGGCCGCCGCCCGGACCGTCCGCTACGCGGCCCTTGACGCCGCCGTGGAAGAGACCGGCGCCGACGCCGTGCTGCTGGGCCACACCCTGGACGACCAGGCCGAACAGGTGCTCCTGGGCCTGGCCCGCGGTTCCGGCACCCGGTCCCTGGCAGGGATGCGCGCCGTCCGCGGCAAGTACCTGCGGCCGCTGCTTGGCCTGCGCCGCAGCGAGACGGAGGAAATCTGCGAAAGCGAGGGCCTGGACCCCTGGTTCGATCCCTCCAACTCGGATCCGGCTTTTGCCCGGTCGCGGGTGCGGGCGGAAGTCCTGCCCTTCCTGGAAGAGAAACTGGGCCCGGGAATCGCCGAGGCACTGTTCCGTTCCTCACGTATCCTGGCGAACGACGCCGACTACCTTGACGCGGTGAGCGCCGAAACCTTCGACCGGCTGCGGGTTCCGCAAGCGGCCGAAACCGATGCGCAGAAACCGGATCCCGACACGATTCTGCTGCCCGAAGCGCCGCTGCGGAAACTGGCTCCCGCCATACGCCAGCGCGTCCTGGCTCTGGCCGCGGTGGAACTGGGCGGCGCCCAGCCCAGCTACGAGCGGCTGCGTTCGGTCGAGGCGCTGCTTCGGCGCGTCGGCTCCGCCGGGCCGGTGGAACTGGTGGGCAAAGTCAGCGTCTACCGGCAGGTGCGCACTAATCCGGTTCCCCAAGGCGGCTCCGGCTATGGCAATCTTGTCTTTAGGAAAAAGAGCAGCACCTAA
- a CDS encoding SatD family protein has protein sequence MHYVLTINQRDSRESGDLVPDLIRSLRHLPAAVPFQRSVGDEAQGVLADAPTAVEAALSAIRQRRWNVGIGVGELRPPLQQNMLDNDGFGLVYARRAVDRARKTGERIPLAVDGPDGDVAAEAQAVLRLLGQIVASRTDAEWKVLDLMTPGARGQQKYVAEILGITAQAVSKAVVRSHWQEEWATRPAAARLLSLCYGPASLPPAALGTDVLAY, from the coding sequence ATGCATTACGTGCTGACCATCAACCAGCGGGACTCCCGCGAGTCCGGCGACCTCGTCCCGGATCTGATCCGCTCCCTCCGGCACCTGCCGGCAGCTGTCCCGTTCCAGCGCTCGGTCGGCGACGAGGCGCAGGGGGTGCTGGCCGACGCCCCGACGGCAGTGGAAGCGGCGCTCTCAGCCATCCGGCAGCGGCGCTGGAACGTCGGGATCGGCGTCGGCGAACTGCGCCCGCCCCTGCAGCAGAACATGCTGGACAACGACGGCTTCGGCCTGGTCTATGCCCGCCGCGCCGTGGACCGGGCACGGAAAACCGGCGAACGCATCCCGCTGGCGGTGGACGGCCCGGACGGGGACGTAGCGGCGGAAGCGCAGGCCGTGCTGCGCCTGCTGGGCCAGATCGTCGCGAGCCGGACCGACGCCGAGTGGAAGGTCCTGGACCTGATGACGCCGGGGGCGCGCGGCCAGCAGAAGTACGTGGCGGAAATCCTGGGCATCACCGCCCAAGCCGTCAGCAAGGCAGTGGTGCGTTCCCACTGGCAGGAGGAGTGGGCCACCCGGCCCGCCGCAGCACGCCTGCTGTCGCTCTGCTACGGCCCGGCGTCCCTGCCGCCCGCAGCACTGGGTACTGACGTACTGGCGTACTGA
- a CDS encoding HAD family hydrolase — MTTLTSAGIEDRQDPNSTPHLVALDVDGTLVDHDGHMSAGVRKAAQAAVAAGHHLVVATGRSYGAALPILENIGITKGYCVCSNGGVTLRVDPSLPDGFEVLDRVVFDPSPALDALRVKLPTAKFALEDAHGHFLSTERFQDASFGVEALAVDFERLRSAEAVRVVVFSTDSTAEEFGEAVRAIGLHGVTYSVGWTAWLDIAAEGVTKASALEKVRSILDIDRKYTLAMGDGRNDIEMLGWAARGVAMGQAPQEVLEAATEVTGTVYEDGAATILRGL; from the coding sequence ATGACTACTTTGACGAGCGCCGGCATCGAAGACCGGCAAGACCCTAATTCCACTCCCCACCTGGTAGCGCTGGATGTCGACGGCACCCTCGTGGACCACGACGGGCACATGTCCGCCGGTGTCCGCAAGGCCGCCCAGGCCGCCGTTGCTGCCGGGCACCATCTGGTGGTTGCCACCGGCCGCTCCTACGGTGCGGCCCTGCCCATCCTGGAGAACATCGGCATCACCAAGGGCTACTGCGTCTGCTCCAACGGCGGCGTGACCCTGCGCGTGGACCCCTCGCTTCCGGACGGGTTCGAGGTGCTGGACCGGGTGGTCTTCGATCCTTCGCCGGCGCTTGATGCCCTTCGGGTGAAGCTGCCCACGGCAAAATTCGCCCTGGAGGATGCCCATGGGCACTTCCTGTCCACCGAACGCTTCCAGGACGCCAGTTTTGGCGTTGAGGCGCTGGCTGTGGATTTTGAGCGGCTTCGCAGCGCCGAGGCCGTGCGCGTGGTGGTGTTCAGCACCGACTCAACGGCCGAGGAGTTCGGCGAAGCGGTGCGGGCCATCGGCCTGCACGGCGTGACCTACTCCGTGGGCTGGACCGCCTGGCTGGACATCGCCGCGGAGGGCGTCACCAAGGCCAGTGCCCTGGAAAAGGTGCGCAGCATCCTGGACATCGACCGGAAGTACACGCTGGCCATGGGCGACGGCCGAAACGACATCGAGATGCTGGGCTGGGCAGCCCGCGGCGTGGCGATGGGCCAGGCTCCGCAGGAAGTGTTGGAAGCGGCCACCGAAGTCACGGGCACCGTTTACGAAGACGGCGCCGCGACGATTCTCCGCGGCCTCTAG
- a CDS encoding inorganic diphosphatase has protein sequence MTLDVTIEIPKGSRVKYEIDHETHRLRLDRILFTSMAYPTHYGYFENTLGEDGDPLDALVMLQDFDLMPGVLVESRPIGVFNMVDDGGGDAKVLCVPVDPRFDHIQDISDVSDFLLDEIKHFFTKYKDLEPGKWVEAADWAGREDAEAEVKASLERFEALGEGSEEDEPQGRDVDANPINE, from the coding sequence ATCACGCTCGACGTCACCATCGAGATCCCCAAGGGATCCCGGGTCAAGTACGAAATCGACCACGAAACCCACCGCCTGCGCCTGGACCGTATCCTCTTCACCTCCATGGCCTACCCCACGCACTACGGGTACTTCGAAAACACCCTCGGTGAGGACGGCGACCCGCTGGACGCACTGGTCATGCTGCAGGACTTCGACCTGATGCCCGGCGTGCTGGTGGAATCCCGTCCGATCGGCGTTTTCAACATGGTGGACGACGGCGGCGGAGACGCCAAGGTTCTCTGCGTTCCCGTGGACCCGCGCTTCGACCATATCCAGGACATCTCGGATGTCTCCGACTTCCTGCTCGACGAGATCAAGCACTTCTTCACGAAGTACAAGGACCTGGAGCCGGGCAAGTGGGTTGAGGCCGCTGACTGGGCCGGCCGCGAGGATGCCGAGGCCGAGGTCAAGGCCTCCCTGGAACGCTTCGAGGCGCTCGGCGAAGGCAGCGAAGAGGACGAGCCCCAGGGCCGCGACGTGGACGCGAACCCCATCAACGAGTAG
- a CDS encoding zinc-dependent metalloprotease, translating into MESYQQDRSSAAPDLVNWDLAAGTAATLVPAGPKMSAREIREAVADLRTLADEAVAHVHRITGLEAARDLRDSEVLVVDRASWAKANSRSFAVLMTPALDHLASTHPEELKNANTAFSGTVTGAQLGAVLAFLSSKVLGQYDPFAAKTPGGPSGGRLLLVAPNIITLERDLNVVPADFRLWVCLHEQTHRVQFAAAPWLRDHMLEQIGLLTNGLMDKAQTLSERLGQAARTLATPAGREALTGGTGDDGVPKRPMDVMSLLQDPEDKERMSHLTAVMSLLEGHANVVMDAVDAQIVPSVKTIRQRFNDRGRSHGWLDRFFRQILGLDAKMRQYKDGSKFVRAVVDSAGMEGFNRVWEGPENLPTEAEIHAPSLWMTRMGL; encoded by the coding sequence ATGGAGAGCTATCAGCAGGACCGTTCCTCAGCCGCCCCCGATCTGGTGAACTGGGATCTGGCCGCCGGAACGGCTGCCACCCTGGTGCCCGCGGGTCCCAAGATGTCTGCCCGTGAGATCCGCGAAGCGGTGGCGGACCTGCGCACCCTGGCCGACGAGGCAGTGGCGCATGTCCACCGCATCACCGGGCTGGAGGCTGCCCGGGACCTGCGGGATTCCGAGGTGCTCGTGGTGGACCGTGCCTCCTGGGCCAAGGCCAATTCGCGCAGCTTTGCCGTACTCATGACCCCGGCCCTCGACCATTTGGCCAGCACCCACCCGGAAGAGTTGAAAAACGCCAACACCGCGTTCAGCGGCACCGTCACCGGCGCCCAGCTCGGCGCGGTCCTGGCCTTCCTGTCCTCAAAGGTGCTCGGCCAGTACGATCCCTTCGCCGCGAAGACACCCGGCGGACCCTCCGGCGGCAGGCTTCTGCTGGTGGCGCCGAACATCATCACACTGGAGCGCGACCTGAACGTGGTTCCTGCGGATTTCCGGCTGTGGGTGTGCCTGCACGAGCAGACCCACCGGGTGCAGTTCGCCGCCGCTCCCTGGCTGCGCGACCACATGCTGGAACAGATCGGCCTGCTGACAAACGGCCTGATGGACAAGGCCCAGACCTTGTCCGAACGCCTGGGCCAGGCGGCCAGGACGCTCGCAACACCGGCCGGGCGCGAGGCCCTGACGGGCGGAACCGGCGACGACGGCGTTCCCAAGCGTCCGATGGACGTCATGTCCCTGCTGCAGGACCCCGAGGACAAGGAGCGGATGTCCCACCTGACCGCAGTGATGTCCCTGCTCGAGGGCCATGCCAACGTAGTGATGGACGCCGTCGACGCCCAGATCGTTCCCAGCGTCAAGACCATCCGGCAGCGCTTCAACGACCGCGGCAGGAGCCACGGCTGGCTGGACCGGTTCTTCCGCCAGATCCTGGGACTGGACGCAAAAATGCGCCAGTACAAGGACGGCTCAAAATTTGTCCGGGCCGTGGTGGACAGCGCCGGCATGGAGGGGTTCAACCGGGTCTGGGAAGGCCCGGAGAACCTTCCGACCGAAGCGGAGATCCACGCGCCTTCGCTGTGGATGACCCGGATGGGGCTGTAA
- the folE gene encoding GTP cyclohydrolase I FolE, whose product MTDFDDELTAEDISDSLAPVDQPRIAKAVREILLAIGEDPDREGLQDTPKRVAKSYAEIFAGLHQSPVDLLATTFSLEHEEMVLVKDIPFFSTCEHHLVPFHGTAHIGYIPSRDGKVTGLSKLARLVDVYARRPQVQERLTTQIVDALMDNLDPRGAIVVIECEHLCMSMRGVRKPGAKTVTSAVRGQLRETATRAEAMSLILGR is encoded by the coding sequence GTGACGGATTTCGACGATGAACTGACCGCGGAGGACATCTCCGATTCCCTGGCCCCGGTGGACCAGCCCAGGATTGCAAAGGCGGTCCGCGAGATCCTCCTGGCAATCGGGGAGGACCCGGACCGGGAGGGGCTGCAGGACACCCCCAAACGGGTCGCCAAATCGTACGCCGAAATCTTCGCCGGCCTGCACCAGAGTCCGGTTGACCTGCTGGCCACCACCTTCTCCCTTGAACACGAGGAGATGGTGCTGGTGAAAGACATCCCGTTCTTCTCCACCTGCGAACACCACCTGGTGCCCTTCCACGGCACCGCGCACATTGGTTACATTCCGTCCAGGGACGGCAAGGTCACCGGTTTGAGCAAGTTGGCGCGGCTGGTGGACGTGTACGCGCGGCGCCCGCAGGTTCAGGAGCGGCTGACGACGCAGATCGTGGACGCGCTGATGGACAACCTTGACCCCCGCGGTGCCATAGTTGTCATTGAATGTGAACACCTTTGCATGTCAATGCGCGGAGTGCGCAAGCCCGGAGCCAAGACCGTCACCTCGGCCGTCCGCGGCCAGCTGCGGGAAACCGCAACCCGCGCAGAAGCAATGAGCCTCATTCTCGGACGATAG
- the hpt gene encoding hypoxanthine phosphoribosyltransferase, with protein MDSHDVQSDLKHVLYTKEQIQTRVAELAAEIDRDYAGRDVLLVGVLKGAVMVMADLSRALHSHVTMDWMAVSSYGSGTQSSGVVRILKDLETDLLGKHVLIVEDIIDSGLTLSWLRTNLQSRGPASVEICTLLRKPTAAKVEIDVKYVGYEIPNEFVVGYGLDFAERYRNLDFIGTLAPHVYE; from the coding sequence GTGGATTCACACGACGTCCAGTCAGACCTCAAGCACGTTCTCTACACGAAGGAACAGATCCAAACGCGGGTTGCCGAACTCGCAGCAGAGATTGACCGCGACTACGCAGGACGCGACGTCCTGCTGGTTGGTGTGCTGAAGGGCGCCGTGATGGTCATGGCTGACCTCTCCCGTGCCCTGCACAGCCACGTCACCATGGACTGGATGGCCGTGTCCTCTTACGGTTCCGGCACTCAGTCCTCCGGCGTCGTCCGCATCCTCAAGGACCTGGAAACGGACCTGCTGGGCAAGCACGTGCTGATCGTCGAAGACATCATCGACTCCGGGCTGACCCTGTCCTGGCTGCGCACCAACCTGCAGTCCCGCGGACCGGCCAGCGTTGAGATCTGCACCCTGCTGCGCAAGCCCACCGCCGCGAAGGTGGAAATCGACGTTAAGTACGTGGGCTACGAGATCCCCAACGAGTTTGTTGTCGGCTACGGCTTGGACTTTGCCGAGCGGTACCGCAACCTCGATTTCATTGGAACCCTGGCGCCGCACGTTTACGAGTAA